The following are encoded in a window of Phaseolus vulgaris cultivar G19833 chromosome 3, P. vulgaris v2.0, whole genome shotgun sequence genomic DNA:
- the LOC137805763 gene encoding transcription factor MYB92-like codes for MGRSPCCEESGLKKGPWTPEEDQKLVNHIQNYGHASWRALPKLAGLNRCGKSCRLRWTNYLRPDIKRGKFSKEEEQTILDLHAILGNKWSAIASHIPGRTDNEIKNFWNTHLKKKLIQMGYDPMTHQPRTDDILSGLSHLIALANLKELLDHHHQPWEQSLARLQEETIQLARLQSLQQHLLQPQASFTEADLNTVNSIRNSTIMMNNDTVNVSNDTSAMSSTPFSYMPELKTPPSCSVEAPLSNENMVQLQQGESYPKSPWLFSCSSTTPSSPSSHVVPPVTLEVSLTNVEDNCINWPDILLEDPLFKMIS; via the exons TGAAGAAGGGTCCTTGGACACCTGAGGAAGATCAGAAGCTTGTTAACCACATTCAAAACTATGGTCATGCAAGCTGGAGGGCTCTTCCAAAACTTGCAG GACTCAACAGGTGTGGCAAAAGTTGCAGGTTAAGGTGGACGAACTACTTGAGACCTGACATTAAAAGAGGAaagttttccaaagaagaagaacaaacaATTCTGGATCTCCATGCCATCCTTGGAAACAA ATGGTCTGCAATAGCAAGTCACATACCTGGTAGGACAGATAATGAAATCAAGAATTTTTGGAACACTCATCTGAAGAAGAAGCTGATTCAAATGGGTTATGATCCAATGACACACCAGCCTCGAACTGATGATATCCTCTCAGGCTTGTCTCATCTCATAGCACTGGCAAACCTGAAAGAACTTTTGGACCATCACCATCAGCCATGGGAACAAAGCCTTGCAAGGCTTCAAGAAGAGACCATCCAATTAGCCAGGCTCCAAAGCCTACAGCAACACCTCTTGCAGCCACAAGCTTCATTCACCGAAGCTGATCTTAATACAGTTAATAGTATAAGAAACAGTACCATCATGATGAACAACGACACTGTCAATGTTTCAAATGATACTAGTGCTATGTCTTCTACCCCTTTCTCTTACATGCCTGAGTTGAAAACACCACCTTCTTGTTCCGTTGAAGCACCATTAAGTAATGAGAACATGGTTCAATTACAACAAGGAGAAAGTTACCCTAAATCTCCCTGGCTTTTCTCGTGTTCAAGCACTACcccttcttctccttcttcccaTGTGGTTCCACCAGTGACGTTGGAGGTTTCATTGACTAATGTGGAAGATAATTGCATTAATTGGCCAGACATCCTGCTAGAGGACCCTTTGTTCAAAATGATTTCCTAG